DNA sequence from the bacterium genome:
TAATCTTTGTCATAGCATTTGATCGACCTTTGCGATATGTATATTCATAATTTGAATACCCCGTTTTGTTAACGGGGATTCGCCGTTTTCTTAATAAACCGAAGAGAACGTTACCTTTGCCGGATGAGCCAGCTCGATGAGCTCGGGTATATCGACGAGTTCCAGCAATCCGAAGCAGAACATCGATGGCGCGCGGAAAACGAACATATCGGGCGCCCGCTCGTAGATGACATTTTTATATACGAGGTCTTTAAGACTCAAATCAAGCCCCCGGATTTCCAGATTTTCCGCCTGATGGTCATTCAGCGCGGCGAGAACAAGCGCGGCAAGCCCCGCAACACGGCCGCTCGTGATCACTCTGACCTCACGGCCAGGGTATCGTTTTCCGATATGATCGATAACCGCTCCTAACTGGGAAACCTGAATTCCGAGCGCGCGGCGCCCCACGCACGATATCACCTGCGCGAACCACCCGGGGTCCTGGCTCATTTGGCTGCATTCGCCGGTGAACAGCAGATCGGCGACGATTGCACGTTCTCCCCGGGCAAGCACCTCACGTACGATGGTGCTGGCATCGTTTATGCCGCCATCCGACGCAATCACCGTAATCGGTTTTTTGTCACTCTTCCCGGTGCTGTAGTCGACCAGGGGGAGTGTCCATGTATTATTGATCCGCACGATGTATGCTTTTCCGGCAATACCGTCGATGACATCGGAGAACGCCGTGACGGGCGCAGGATCGCTGTCAACCCTGTAATCGGATTCCGGCCGGACGACATCGCGGAGAAGTCTGCGTGTGTTCCCGCGCCACACATCGAGAGCTTTTTCATCTCCGACAGGCCGAACCTGCCGGGGAAGAGAACTCATAAGATTCACCGTGAGCGTATAGAATGTTCCGTTGTCGGGTGGATATTCGATGGCAAGCTCCTCCTGCGTCCGTATCTCGTTTTCCACGGGGATTTCACTGTCGTTCCATTCCTTTTGCGGAAGGAAATGGCGGTTGATAAAACGATAGAATGCCTCACGGTTGTCCTGGAGATAGTTATGTGTTCCGGGGGCCTCGTTGATATGGAGAGCGAAACGGTCGGGGAGGCCGAACATCTGATAAAGCGGGACTATGGGATCGTAGACCGATGGTTTCACCCGCTCGGCAAGAAAACAGCAGTCGTCTGTCGCATTGTAGATAAGCAGTGCCGGTCTGGGAGCGAGCATTGCGGTAAGGTGTGTATAATCGGCGATAACGGCCATGTCGGTGGGTACCTGTTCGAGGTCTCCGATATCCCGCGGATAGTGGAGCCGTTCGACGATTCCGCTGTATCCCGCAACCGGTACGGACAGCTTGACACGGGTGTCGAGGGCGCTGATCATGATTGTCTGCCAGCCGCCTCCCGACAATCCGGTAACCGCAATCCTCCCGGGATCTGCCATCTTGTGCGAAAGGAGCACATCGAGCCCTCTTTTAAGGTGGAGATAGAACACCGAAACCCCCGGTACTCCGCAGAGGTCGAGGTATGCAATATTGCTGTGCCAGTATCCAATGTCGTGGAGCTGCCCCATACCGATCCATTCGATATTGAGAGCGAGCATACCGCGTTTTGCACAATTGATGCATCGCGCCTGCTTGTAATCTATGGTCATGCCGGGCTCCATGACATGACCGTTTACGTTGAGCACCGCAGGCACTTTCCGCTTGAGGCCAACCGGCTCGTATAACAGCGCTCCGATCCATAAGCCGGGTATGGCTTCGTAACGGAGCTTACGGATGGTGTAATCCCCGCAGGCAATCGTTTCGCCCCAAACAATATTGACCGGTCCGGATATCCATTCCGAGGGAACTCCGCGAAGTATGACTTCGTTGAGCAGCCGTTTTCTCAGCAGCTCCGCATCGTTTTTCCATGTGGTCGTATCGGAGGGCATGACAAATGCCGGTATTTTAGCAAGGAGATAACCTGTCAGGTCTTTCTCTGCCTGACCGGGGGGAAGAATCTGAAGGTTCTGTACGGGTTTGGTTTTACACCCGGAAATCAATAACATGAAAATGCAGAGTATGGACAGGAGTGTATTCACAGTTCGTTTCATACGAAAGATTCTGCTTGCTGTGCCGGCTTCAGAATTCATAATACCCTCCGGTCAAAAATAGGATGAACGGGAAAAAGCACCTGAAACACGAACAAAGATCATATCAAAAAACTGAACGTGTATCTCTATTAATCTTGTAAAATTTTAAAAAATCATTCTGGTTTATACAACAACCCCCTAACCCTCAATCCCTTTCCCCCTGAAGGGGGCTTTGAGAAAAAACGTAACTTTTTTTATAATTCGCTCACAAGGTATTATTAGAGGAGCCCTATACGTGTATCGACCGGTATATTCATGGCGGAAGAGCGCATAAGATGATAGTATAGAGAAAAATGCCCGAAGGCACAAAGGCAATATATACTGTTCCCGGTCGTGTGAAAAATTCTTTTTACCACGCGCGTGATTCATTTTTCTTTTTCCGCTGCTTTGATGGTATTCCCTGTTGTGATACCGTACCGAAGCTTTGTATATTGAAGATATGCACAGTGTTTATCATCCGTTTTTTTACGGAATGAAAGCGAAAGAGAAATGGACAGCGAGCTGTTTGATTATCCTGTCGACGGGACGCTCGATCTTCACATGTTCAGACCCGGGGATGTCAGGTCGGCGTTGACCGAGTATATCACGGAATGTCGTATCCGGGGCATTCTCCATGTGAGGATCATCCACGGCAGGGGACAGGGTGTTTTGCGGCAGATAGTGCACTCATACCTGAAAACATGCGGTTTTGTAAAAGAATTCCGGACATCCCCCGATTCGTCGGGCTGGGGCGCAACCCTGGCCGTTCTCGAACCGCTCGAAAAGAAACAGGAATAAGGACAGAACATCGTGCGGTATTCTTTCAATGAAATACAGAAACGAAGGAACGCTATGAAAAAGTCAGTCATACTCTGTAACCTCATTTTCGTGTGTCTCATATGGTATCCGCTGAAGGCACAGGGCGATGTGCGGCTTCCCGCTGTATTCGGCGAGAACATGGTACTCCAGCGCGATATGGAACTTCCCATGTGGGGGTGGGCCGACCCGGGAGAAAAAGTGACCGTATCCGTCGACAACCGTGAAGTGACGACAGAAGCCGACGGCAGCGGGAAATGGACGGTAAGACTGGAACCGCTCAAAGCCGGTGGTCCTTACGCCCTGACCATCAAAGGGAAAAACACCATCGAGTTCGAGAATATTCTTGCCGGGGATGTCTGGCTCTGTTCGGGACAGTCGAACATGGAGATGAGAGTCCGGCATGTTATCAATTCCGACAGAGAGGTGGCGAATGCGCAGTATCCGACTATCCGGCTTTTCCAGATTGTCAACGATCTGTCGCCGGAGCCCCGTGATGACTGTAAAGCCTCGTGGGAAGTATGCCGACCGAGTACCATCGGTGATTTCACCGCAGCGGGATACTTTTTCGGGCGGGAAATCATGAGGGAAGTCAATGTCCCCATCGGTCTTATTAACGCCTCCTGGGGAGGAACGACCATCGAGGCATGGATGAGTCCCAATGCCCGTGAAGCCTGTCCGGAATTCCGCGAGTTGCTTGATTACTGGGCGCCAGTTCTGAGCAGAAAGCCGCCTGAGGTGCTCCGGTTTTACCGCGGCATGGCCGAATGGGAGGAGGATGTTCATTACGGCGAGTATGTGGGCAATCCCCTGCTGAAGATATACGGTACAGTACCCGAGAGCCCGGTCAAACTCGCCATTGTTCCCCAGATGCCCATATGGGTCTACAATGCTATGATAGCTCCGCTTGTTCCCTACGGCATCAAAGGTGTTCTGTGGTACCAGGGCGAATCGAATGCGGGAAGGGCATACCAGTACCGCAGCCTGTTACCGGCACTGATAACCGACTGGCGCGCTTTATGGAAACAGGGAGATTTCCCGTTTCTCTATGTCCAGCTTTGCAATTATGGCGCGGTGGGCACGAAACCTTCCGAAAGTCAATGGGCTGAACTCAGAGAAGCCCAGCTTATAACCCTCACCGTACCCAAAACCGCAATGGCGGTAACCATCGATATCGGGGAGGCAGCCAATATTCATCCGCGAAACAAGCAGGAGGTCGGCAGGCGTCTTGCGCTCGCGGCGCTCAAGACAGTGTATGGCAGGGAAATCGTCGCTTCGGGACCGATGTATGAATCCATGACGGTGCGCGACGGGAAAGTCTTTGTCACGTTCACGAATACGGGAAGCGGTCTTGTTCCGGCTGTCGGCGAATCGCTCAGGGGTTTTACCTTGGCCGGAAAGGACAAAACTTTTTTCCGGGCGCATGCGATGATCATGGGGGATGAGGTTGCGGTATGGAGCGATGATGTTCCGAATCCGGTCGCTCTGCGGTACGGCTGGGCGGACAATCCCGGCTGCAATCTCTTTAACAGGGAAGGACTTCCCGCTTCACCGTTCCGGACCGATGACTGGCCGGGTATTACCATGGGAAAGAAGTAAAAAAATGGCAATTTACGACACTGTATTTTTTTAAAACAGACTTGAATGCATAAGAAAATACCCGTATCTTGGAATCTCGTATTAAGAATGCCGAATACACAGGGTTGTATTCGATATCCTGTACATTTTAAAAAGCGAAGGGGTGTATGTGAATAATCCGGAAAACCGTGAAAGATGGGGATCACGGATCGGGGTCATCCTCGCCGTTGCAGGCTCCGCTGTTGGACTGGGTAATTTTTTACGGTTTCCCGTTCAGGCTGCCCAGAACGGCGGTGGAGCGTTTCTGATTCCCTATTTCATCTCTCTTGCGCTTCTTGGTATTCCCCTCATGCTGACCGAGTGGACACTCGGGCGATATGGGGGGCTTCATGGTTACGGCACCGCGCCGTCCATCTTCGCCATAGCCACCCGCAACCATTATCTCAAATACTTTGGCGTTATCGGTATTGTTGGCCCTACGGTAATTTTTATCTGGTATACATATATAGAATCATGGCTTCTGGGATTCGCGTTCAATTCCCTGTTCGGCAGTCTCATGGCTGCGGCCCGTGATGGTTCGACCATGAAAGCGTATCTTGAGGGATACCAGGGACTTGTTTCGAACGAATGGTTTGGCGGCATTGGCCAGACATACATTTTTTTCCTCATTACGTTTGCGATCAATTTCTGGGTCATATTTTCCGGTATCAAGGGCGGAGTT
Encoded proteins:
- a CDS encoding Smr/MutS family protein is translated as MDSELFDYPVDGTLDLHMFRPGDVRSALTEYITECRIRGILHVRIIHGRGQGVLRQIVHSYLKTCGFVKEFRTSPDSSGWGATLAVLEPLEKKQE
- a CDS encoding acetylxylan esterase, producing the protein MKRTVNTLLSILCIFMLLISGCKTKPVQNLQILPPGQAEKDLTGYLLAKIPAFVMPSDTTTWKNDAELLRKRLLNEVILRGVPSEWISGPVNIVWGETIACGDYTIRKLRYEAIPGLWIGALLYEPVGLKRKVPAVLNVNGHVMEPGMTIDYKQARCINCAKRGMLALNIEWIGMGQLHDIGYWHSNIAYLDLCGVPGVSVFYLHLKRGLDVLLSHKMADPGRIAVTGLSGGGWQTIMISALDTRVKLSVPVAGYSGIVERLHYPRDIGDLEQVPTDMAVIADYTHLTAMLAPRPALLIYNATDDCCFLAERVKPSVYDPIVPLYQMFGLPDRFALHINEAPGTHNYLQDNREAFYRFINRHFLPQKEWNDSEIPVENEIRTQEELAIEYPPDNGTFYTLTVNLMSSLPRQVRPVGDEKALDVWRGNTRRLLRDVVRPESDYRVDSDPAPVTAFSDVIDGIAGKAYIVRINNTWTLPLVDYSTGKSDKKPITVIASDGGINDASTIVREVLARGERAIVADLLFTGECSQMSQDPGWFAQVISCVGRRALGIQVSQLGAVIDHIGKRYPGREVRVITSGRVAGLAALVLAALNDHQAENLEIRGLDLSLKDLVYKNVIYERAPDMFVFRAPSMFCFGLLELVDIPELIELAHPAKVTFSSVY
- a CDS encoding sialate O-acetylesterase, which gives rise to MKKSVILCNLIFVCLIWYPLKAQGDVRLPAVFGENMVLQRDMELPMWGWADPGEKVTVSVDNREVTTEADGSGKWTVRLEPLKAGGPYALTIKGKNTIEFENILAGDVWLCSGQSNMEMRVRHVINSDREVANAQYPTIRLFQIVNDLSPEPRDDCKASWEVCRPSTIGDFTAAGYFFGREIMREVNVPIGLINASWGGTTIEAWMSPNAREACPEFRELLDYWAPVLSRKPPEVLRFYRGMAEWEEDVHYGEYVGNPLLKIYGTVPESPVKLAIVPQMPIWVYNAMIAPLVPYGIKGVLWYQGESNAGRAYQYRSLLPALITDWRALWKQGDFPFLYVQLCNYGAVGTKPSESQWAELREAQLITLTVPKTAMAVTIDIGEAANIHPRNKQEVGRRLALAALKTVYGREIVASGPMYESMTVRDGKVFVTFTNTGSGLVPAVGESLRGFTLAGKDKTFFRAHAMIMGDEVAVWSDDVPNPVALRYGWADNPGCNLFNREGLPASPFRTDDWPGITMGKK